A single region of the Streptomyces caelestis genome encodes:
- a CDS encoding SDR family NAD(P)-dependent oxidoreductase: MASKLTGTVALVTGASSGIGAATARELAEHGASVALVARRKDRLEDLAAEIEKAGGTTLVVEADITDRNQAEGAVEQVVERFGRLDTLVNNAGLMLLGPVVGADAEEWDRMIAVNLQGLLYTTRAALPHLLQAAEQGPRQVADIVNISSQAGRVASKGYGVYNLTKFGVNGFTESLRQELAQRHVRVGVLEPGAVETELVGHNTPEVRDELVDPVIGRIEVLTADDIADGVAYMVTRPRRTAIGELWIMPTEQG; encoded by the coding sequence GTGGCATCGAAACTGACCGGCACCGTCGCTCTCGTCACCGGCGCGAGCAGCGGGATCGGCGCCGCCACCGCCCGCGAGCTCGCCGAGCACGGTGCATCCGTCGCGCTCGTGGCCCGCCGCAAGGACCGCCTGGAAGACCTCGCCGCCGAGATCGAGAAGGCGGGCGGCACCACGCTGGTGGTGGAAGCGGACATCACTGACCGTAATCAGGCCGAAGGGGCCGTGGAGCAGGTCGTCGAGCGGTTCGGACGGCTGGACACGCTGGTCAACAATGCCGGTCTGATGCTCCTGGGCCCCGTCGTCGGCGCGGACGCCGAGGAGTGGGACCGCATGATCGCCGTCAACCTGCAGGGCCTGCTCTACACCACCCGTGCCGCCTTGCCGCATCTGCTGCAGGCCGCCGAACAGGGCCCGCGCCAGGTCGCCGACATCGTCAACATCAGCTCGCAGGCGGGCCGCGTGGCAAGCAAGGGCTACGGCGTCTACAACCTCACCAAGTTCGGCGTGAACGGCTTCACCGAGTCCCTGCGCCAGGAACTCGCCCAGCGCCACGTGCGCGTCGGTGTCCTGGAACCAGGCGCCGTGGAGACCGAGCTGGTCGGCCACAACACGCCCGAGGTCCGTGACGAGCTGGTAGACCCCGTCATCGGGCGGATCGAGGTCCTCACCGCCGACGACATCGCCGACGGCGTCGCCTACATGGTCACCCGCCCCCGGCGCACCGCGATCGGCGAGCTGTGGATCATGCCCACCGAACAGGGCTGA
- a CDS encoding alpha/beta hydrolase, with protein sequence MTNRLTHTTRTLAARRVLVLGVALTSLATPIAFAGSASSDSGVTVANASATAKQDTITSLAAFEKTVRADRTVTRKQVTFKNGELDMAGVQFAPAKMKPGKKYPAIVVVHPAGGIKEQTASLYAYRMAQQGYIALAYDASHQGQSEGQPRLLEDPAQRVEDVRSAVDYLTTLRTVDRERIAALGICAGGGYAINATMTDHRIKAVAGVASFNYGDGVRQGWRGTGTAEELRAGLEDVAQERTAVANGAQPTMLPYVPDSVEGVTEPDMVEASEYYRQADRWKHENSPNRFLKSSMDKIYAFDAFDGIDTLLTQPLLLIAGSEAGSKWHSDRAYKEANGEKELFVVPGGTHMSMYDKDVNRAVPKLAEFFGKQLKHSAN encoded by the coding sequence ATGACAAACAGGCTGACCCACACCACACGGACGTTGGCGGCCAGGAGGGTCTTGGTTCTCGGTGTCGCCCTGACGAGCCTCGCAACCCCCATCGCGTTCGCCGGCAGCGCGAGTTCCGACTCGGGTGTCACGGTCGCCAATGCGAGCGCCACGGCGAAGCAGGACACGATCACCAGCTTGGCGGCCTTCGAGAAGACGGTCCGCGCAGACCGCACTGTCACGCGCAAGCAGGTCACGTTCAAGAACGGGGAACTCGACATGGCCGGCGTGCAGTTCGCGCCGGCCAAGATGAAGCCGGGCAAGAAGTACCCGGCGATCGTCGTCGTGCATCCGGCCGGCGGGATCAAGGAACAGACCGCAAGCCTTTACGCCTACCGCATGGCGCAGCAGGGCTACATCGCGCTGGCCTATGACGCGTCCCACCAGGGGCAGAGTGAAGGGCAGCCCCGTCTGCTCGAAGACCCCGCACAGCGGGTGGAAGACGTACGCAGCGCGGTCGACTACCTCACTACGCTTCGCACCGTTGATCGTGAGCGGATTGCAGCTCTCGGCATTTGCGCCGGCGGCGGATACGCGATCAACGCCACGATGACCGACCACCGCATCAAGGCCGTCGCCGGCGTGGCCTCGTTCAATTACGGTGACGGTGTCCGTCAGGGCTGGAGGGGAACGGGAACCGCCGAGGAGCTGCGCGCCGGTCTTGAGGATGTCGCTCAGGAGCGCACAGCAGTGGCCAACGGCGCTCAACCCACGATGCTTCCGTACGTACCCGACTCGGTTGAGGGTGTCACCGAGCCCGACATGGTGGAAGCCAGCGAGTACTACCGGCAGGCGGACCGGTGGAAGCATGAGAACTCGCCGAACCGTTTCCTGAAGAGCAGCATGGACAAGATCTACGCGTTCGACGCCTTCGACGGTATCGACACCTTGCTGACGCAGCCGCTGCTCCTGATCGCCGGTAGCGAGGCCGGCTCGAAGTGGCACAGCGATCGGGCGTACAAGGAGGCGAACGGTGAGAAGGAACTCTTCGTCGTCCCGGGTGGTACTCACATGAGCATGTACGACAAGGACGTGAACAGGGCGGTGCCCAAGCTGGCTGAGTTCTTCGGAAAGCAGCTCAAGCACTCCGCGAACTGA
- a CDS encoding NAD(P)-dependent oxidoreductase, whose translation MTQPKELVVLHPAPQSTERIFSPETLRRLHEEFEVLDLDGHPDAERQLDLALPRAFAVVGQPDLPAGRIERAVRLRALCNVEGNFFPNVDYAACADRGVRVLGCGPAYAQAVAEYSLGLALDLARSITREDRAFRAGTEGYTFAANSDSILLRGAEIGFIGFGNLGRALHELLVPFRAVVRVYDPWLPDSYLEEAGVTPASLDEVLEGSQVLFVLATITEESERLLSEARLRRLRPGTRLVLVSRAAVADFTALVELVREGRFVAALDVWPEEPVPAEHPARAVEGLVLSAHRAGGIPAAFEKIGEMVLDDLLQIRAGLPPVRMQVAARELVHRYRSRPVTTAAGARNP comes from the coding sequence ATGACCCAGCCCAAGGAACTCGTCGTCCTTCACCCGGCGCCCCAGTCCACCGAACGGATCTTCAGCCCGGAAACGCTGCGCCGGCTGCACGAGGAGTTCGAGGTCCTCGACCTCGATGGCCACCCCGACGCCGAACGGCAGCTGGACCTGGCGCTTCCCCGGGCCTTCGCCGTGGTCGGCCAGCCCGACCTGCCCGCCGGACGCATCGAGCGTGCCGTCCGCCTGCGCGCCCTGTGCAACGTCGAGGGCAACTTCTTCCCCAACGTCGACTACGCGGCCTGCGCGGACCGCGGCGTCCGCGTGCTCGGCTGCGGACCCGCCTACGCACAGGCCGTGGCCGAGTACTCCCTCGGCCTCGCGCTCGACCTGGCGCGGAGCATCACCCGCGAGGACCGCGCCTTCCGGGCCGGCACCGAGGGGTACACCTTCGCGGCCAACTCCGACTCCATTCTGCTGCGCGGCGCCGAGATCGGCTTCATCGGCTTCGGCAACCTCGGTCGCGCGCTGCACGAACTGCTGGTGCCGTTCAGGGCCGTTGTCCGGGTCTACGACCCTTGGCTGCCGGACAGCTACCTGGAGGAGGCCGGAGTCACACCGGCCTCGCTCGACGAGGTACTGGAGGGCAGCCAGGTCCTCTTCGTCCTGGCCACGATCACCGAGGAGAGCGAGCGACTGCTCAGCGAGGCACGGCTGCGCCGACTGCGCCCCGGTACCCGGCTGGTCCTGGTCAGCCGGGCCGCGGTCGCCGACTTCACCGCCCTGGTCGAGCTCGTGAGAGAAGGCCGCTTCGTCGCGGCACTGGACGTGTGGCCCGAGGAGCCGGTGCCCGCCGAGCACCCCGCCCGTGCGGTGGAGGGGCTCGTCCTGTCCGCGCACCGGGCCGGCGGCATCCCAGCTGCTTTCGAGAAGATCGGCGAGATGGTCCTCGACGACCTCCTGCAGATCCGGGCGGGACTGCCGCCGGTGCGCATGCAGGTGGCAGCCCGGGAGCTCGTCCACCGCTACCGCAGCCGTCCGGTCACCACCGCCGCCGGAGCGAGGAACCCATGA
- a CDS encoding SDR family oxidoreductase, producing the protein MSKVIFITGAGRGLGTDIVREALAAGHQVVATGRRPEDVEKTLGGPQDNLLVTKLDVTSLEDAQAAAQAAVDRFGRIDVLINNAGNFFAGYFEEVSPEHMRQQIETNLFGPMNVTRAVLPVMRRQRDGHVITISSLAGQVGTEFTSAYAASKFAVEGWMEALHHDIKPYGIRTTIVEPGYFRTELLVDASTTWPEPTIDDYAERTTATVAAWKSINGQQPGDPAKLAHALLTLAGQDQPPLRFVAGADAIEGVSAKARELLAQVEASRELGGNLGHDDTDA; encoded by the coding sequence ATGAGCAAGGTCATCTTCATCACCGGTGCCGGACGCGGTCTCGGCACGGACATCGTCCGCGAGGCCCTGGCGGCCGGCCACCAGGTCGTCGCCACCGGCCGCCGCCCCGAGGACGTCGAGAAGACCCTCGGCGGTCCGCAGGACAACCTGCTGGTCACCAAGCTGGATGTGACCAGCCTGGAGGACGCGCAGGCGGCCGCGCAGGCCGCGGTCGACCGGTTCGGCCGCATCGACGTCCTGATCAACAACGCCGGGAATTTCTTCGCCGGCTACTTCGAGGAGGTCTCCCCGGAGCACATGCGGCAGCAGATCGAGACCAACCTCTTCGGCCCGATGAACGTCACCCGCGCCGTCCTGCCCGTCATGCGCAGGCAGCGAGACGGTCATGTCATCACGATCTCCTCGCTCGCCGGTCAGGTCGGCACGGAGTTCACCTCCGCCTACGCGGCCTCCAAGTTCGCCGTCGAGGGCTGGATGGAGGCCCTGCACCACGACATCAAGCCGTACGGCATCCGCACCACGATCGTGGAGCCCGGCTACTTCCGCACCGAGCTGCTCGTGGACGCCTCCACCACTTGGCCCGAGCCGACCATCGACGACTACGCCGAGCGCACCACCGCCACGGTCGCAGCCTGGAAGAGCATCAACGGGCAGCAGCCCGGCGACCCCGCCAAGCTCGCCCACGCCCTGCTGACCCTCGCCGGACAGGACCAGCCGCCGCTGCGCTTCGTCGCCGGCGCCGACGCCATCGAGGGCGTCTCGGCCAAGGCCAGGGAACTCCTCGCGCAGGTCGAAGCCTCCCGCGAGCTGGGCGGCAACCTCGGCCACGACGACACCGACGCCTGA